In Nocardioides palaemonis, a single genomic region encodes these proteins:
- a CDS encoding ACT domain-containing protein codes for MPYLMRVELPDVPGSLGRVAGAIGEAGGDIEAIEIVEKRDGYAVDDVLLEIPSGTMPDSVVSACSVLDGVSVLWINRYAAGGNLFLDLEVVEALTEDPATARDRLVDLLPIAFRVDWAARVRAGADGGAVVVHATDAAPDDFTITSIPAPTRLPGDEVYVECAAPFGGDVVLMGRRGGPEFLDSELARLEHLIGLAVTISGG; via the coding sequence ATGCCCTACCTCATGCGCGTGGAGCTGCCCGACGTCCCCGGGTCGCTCGGTCGCGTCGCCGGCGCGATCGGTGAGGCCGGCGGCGACATCGAGGCCATCGAGATCGTCGAGAAGCGCGACGGCTACGCGGTCGACGACGTGCTCCTCGAGATCCCGTCCGGCACGATGCCCGACTCCGTCGTGTCGGCCTGCAGCGTGCTCGACGGCGTGAGCGTGCTGTGGATCAACCGCTACGCCGCCGGCGGCAACCTGTTCCTCGACCTCGAGGTCGTCGAGGCGCTCACCGAGGACCCCGCGACGGCGCGCGACCGGCTGGTCGACCTGCTGCCGATCGCCTTCCGCGTCGACTGGGCCGCCCGCGTGCGTGCCGGTGCCGACGGCGGCGCCGTGGTCGTGCACGCGACCGATGCCGCGCCGGACGACTTCACGATCACCTCGATCCCCGCCCCGACCCGGCTCCCCGGCGACGAGGTCTACGTCGAGTGCGCCGCCCCCTTCGGCGGGGACGTCGTGCTGATGGGACGCCGCGGCGGACCGGAGTTCCTCGACTCCGAGCTCGCCCGCCTCGAGCACCTGATCGGCCTGGCCGTCACCATCAGCGGCGGCTGA
- the recD gene encoding exodeoxyribonuclease V subunit alpha, producing the protein MNDTFEPVDAHDRDLALSAAGLLGAFNAAGVVTAADVHVATTLGRLAGERDETVLLAIALSVRAVRHGSVCLDLAAVPGSLPDVDVPWPEPAEWARATDASPVVAAGLLHVEHGLVYLDRYHEQETQVLADLGERAAVTHLVDAGLLDAALERVFPDAASSEQRAACRRAATQATTVITGGPGTGKTTAVAGLLAVLVEQAEAQGRPLRIALAAPTGKAAARLEQSVRDSASRFGAADQTRLAGVTAMTLHRLLRQHPGNSTRFRHHRGNRLPHDLVVVDEASMVSLTMMARLLEATRPEARLVLVGDPDQLTSVDAGAVLTDLVRGYEHRADTPVAALRTAHRYGAEIGRLAEALRLGDADAAVDALRAGGEAVEWVSDGDPAGTIRSAVLPHALAVHDAAAAGDPARALAALDRHRLLCAHRDGPFGVRHWNRRIEQWFTAETGVAVADSAYLGRPILVQSNDYSLGVYNGDTGVVVASPTGPRAAIATGVGFQELAPSRLGDVETMHAMTIHKSQGSQADEMTVLLPDEDSRLLTRELFYTAVTRAQRKVRVIGSESAVRAAIERQALRASGLRARLSDARNTSDTDPS; encoded by the coding sequence GTGAACGACACCTTCGAGCCCGTCGACGCCCACGACCGCGACCTCGCCCTGTCGGCCGCAGGGCTGCTCGGCGCCTTCAACGCGGCGGGGGTCGTCACCGCCGCCGACGTCCACGTCGCCACCACGCTCGGCCGGCTCGCCGGCGAGCGCGACGAGACGGTGCTCCTGGCGATCGCCCTGTCGGTGCGGGCCGTCCGCCACGGGTCGGTCTGCCTCGACCTCGCCGCGGTGCCCGGCTCGCTGCCCGACGTCGACGTGCCGTGGCCCGAGCCCGCGGAATGGGCCCGCGCGACGGACGCGAGCCCGGTGGTGGCCGCCGGGCTGCTCCACGTCGAGCACGGCCTGGTCTACCTCGACCGCTACCACGAGCAGGAGACGCAGGTCCTGGCCGACCTCGGCGAGCGGGCGGCCGTGACCCACCTCGTCGACGCCGGCCTGCTCGACGCCGCCCTCGAGCGCGTCTTCCCCGACGCCGCCTCCTCCGAGCAGCGAGCGGCCTGCCGACGGGCCGCCACCCAGGCGACCACGGTGATCACCGGCGGTCCCGGCACCGGCAAGACCACTGCCGTCGCCGGCCTCCTGGCCGTCCTGGTGGAGCAGGCCGAGGCCCAGGGCAGGCCGCTCCGGATCGCGCTGGCCGCCCCGACCGGCAAGGCCGCGGCCCGGCTGGAGCAGTCCGTGCGCGACTCGGCGTCGCGGTTCGGCGCCGCCGACCAGACCCGGCTCGCGGGCGTGACGGCGATGACGCTCCACCGGCTGCTGCGCCAGCACCCCGGCAACAGCACCCGCTTCCGCCACCACCGCGGCAACCGGCTCCCCCACGACCTCGTGGTCGTCGACGAGGCCTCGATGGTGTCGCTGACGATGATGGCGCGCCTGCTCGAGGCCACGCGCCCCGAGGCGCGGCTGGTCCTGGTCGGCGACCCCGACCAGCTCACCTCCGTCGACGCGGGGGCGGTCCTCACCGACCTCGTCCGCGGCTACGAGCACCGCGCCGACACCCCGGTCGCCGCGCTGCGCACGGCCCACCGCTACGGCGCGGAGATCGGCCGGCTGGCCGAGGCGCTCCGGCTCGGCGACGCGGACGCCGCCGTCGACGCGCTCCGCGCTGGCGGCGAGGCCGTCGAGTGGGTGTCCGACGGCGACCCGGCCGGCACCATCCGGTCGGCCGTCCTCCCCCACGCCCTCGCGGTCCACGACGCCGCCGCGGCGGGTGATCCGGCGCGTGCGCTCGCAGCGCTCGACCGGCACCGCCTGCTGTGCGCCCACCGCGACGGCCCCTTCGGTGTGCGCCACTGGAACCGTCGCATCGAGCAGTGGTTCACCGCCGAGACCGGTGTCGCGGTCGCCGACTCCGCCTACCTCGGTCGCCCGATCCTGGTGCAGTCCAACGACTACTCGCTCGGCGTCTACAACGGCGACACCGGCGTGGTGGTCGCCAGCCCCACGGGCCCGCGGGCGGCGATCGCCACCGGCGTCGGGTTCCAGGAGCTCGCACCGTCGCGGCTCGGCGACGTCGAGACGATGCATGCCATGACGATCCACAAGTCGCAGGGCAGCCAGGCCGACGAAATGACCGTCCTGCTCCCCGACGAGGACTCCCGCCTGCTCACCCGCGAGCTGTTCTACACGGCGGTGACCCGCGCGCAGCGCAAGGTCCGGGTGATCGGGTCGGAGTCGGCGGTCCGGGCGGCCATCGAGCGGCAGGCGCTGCGGGCGAGCGGGCTGCGTGCCCGGCTGTCGGATGCCCGAAACACCTCGGACACAGATCCCAGCTAG